From a single Crateriforma spongiae genomic region:
- a CDS encoding 3-keto-disaccharide hydrolase: MRFQRRWMMVFVSGMLPWVVLMCANTTDADSPVATGDWIGLFDGHSLDGWEGDPQYFRVQDGCIVAGTLKKKIPHNYFLCTRESYGDFELSFEAKLVGEGKNAGVQFRSQRIPDETEVRGYQADIGIAWKRPVWGALYDESRRRKMLAEPDAELAKSLVRPGEWNEMRVICRGDRIQIYLNGTQTVDYREDDDTIERTGVIGLQIHSGPPTEAWYREIRLRRLDP; the protein is encoded by the coding sequence ATGCGTTTTCAACGTCGTTGGATGATGGTTTTCGTGTCCGGCATGCTGCCGTGGGTGGTGTTGATGTGCGCGAACACCACGGATGCCGATTCGCCCGTTGCCACGGGCGATTGGATCGGGTTGTTTGACGGCCACAGCTTGGACGGTTGGGAAGGCGATCCGCAGTACTTCCGAGTCCAAGACGGCTGCATCGTTGCCGGGACGTTGAAGAAAAAGATCCCGCATAACTATTTTCTTTGCACCCGCGAATCCTACGGGGACTTTGAACTGAGTTTCGAAGCCAAGCTGGTCGGCGAAGGTAAAAACGCGGGCGTGCAGTTCCGTTCGCAACGAATTCCCGACGAAACCGAAGTGCGCGGATATCAAGCCGATATCGGCATTGCTTGGAAGCGTCCAGTTTGGGGCGCGCTGTATGACGAATCACGACGTCGCAAAATGCTGGCCGAACCCGACGCCGAGTTGGCCAAGTCGCTTGTTCGTCCCGGCGAATGGAATGAGATGCGTGTGATCTGTCGCGGCGATCGCATTCAGATCTATTTGAATGGGACGCAAACCGTCGACTATCGCGAAGACGATGATACAATCGAACGCACCGGAGTGATCGGCTTGCAAATTCACAGTGGACCGCCGACCGAAGCCTGGTACCGCGAAATCCGATTGCGAAGACTGGATCCGTGA
- a CDS encoding protein-L-isoaspartate(D-aspartate) O-methyltransferase, with amino-acid sequence MSIKSICTIASFVCLSAVPLSFAHCDDDDPYAEARQRLVRDRIENAGVTDPRVLDSIRQTPRHEFVPATQVPRAYLDMALPIGSSQTISSPFIVAMMTEAIDPQPTDKVLEIGTGSGYQAAVLSPLVDQVYTIEIVDELGRQAAKTIERLGYENVHTRIGDGFLGWPDAAPFDKIIVTCSPESIPQPLVDQLREGGQMIIPVGQRYQQSLYRLVKQDGQLQRKRLRPTLFVPMTGQAEDERKVQPDPANPSVVNGDFEAEASAGSTVAGSDASNDDFVPGWYYGRQVRLLKANIDVGQADEGSGFVRCENETPGLSSHLLQGVAIDGRQVTTIRLSGSVRTDAVVAGDAPDAMAMIAISLYDDQRRDLGTSWIGPFKGTRPWRKTSKLIRIPLQTREAILRIGLFGATGTADFDSISIQKVH; translated from the coding sequence ATGTCAATCAAGTCGATTTGTACCATTGCCAGTTTCGTTTGCTTGTCTGCCGTGCCCTTAAGCTTTGCCCATTGTGATGATGACGATCCATACGCCGAAGCGAGGCAGCGGTTGGTTCGCGACCGAATCGAAAACGCGGGGGTGACTGACCCGCGGGTTTTGGATTCGATCCGCCAAACGCCGAGGCACGAATTTGTTCCCGCCACGCAGGTTCCACGGGCTTATCTGGACATGGCACTGCCGATCGGCAGCTCGCAAACGATCAGCAGCCCCTTCATCGTCGCCATGATGACCGAGGCCATCGATCCGCAACCCACCGACAAGGTCTTGGAAATCGGGACGGGCAGTGGCTATCAGGCTGCGGTGTTAAGCCCGTTGGTGGATCAGGTCTATACGATCGAAATCGTGGACGAATTAGGACGCCAAGCCGCCAAGACGATCGAGCGATTGGGGTACGAGAACGTGCACACCCGAATCGGCGACGGATTCTTGGGTTGGCCTGATGCGGCGCCCTTCGACAAAATCATCGTGACCTGCAGCCCTGAATCGATCCCTCAGCCGCTGGTCGATCAGCTTCGCGAAGGCGGCCAAATGATCATTCCGGTTGGACAACGTTATCAGCAGTCGCTGTACCGCTTGGTCAAACAGGACGGACAGCTACAGCGCAAACGTTTGCGCCCCACGCTGTTTGTCCCGATGACTGGACAGGCCGAAGATGAACGCAAGGTCCAGCCCGATCCGGCAAACCCGTCGGTGGTCAATGGTGATTTTGAAGCCGAAGCTTCGGCCGGATCAACCGTCGCCGGATCCGATGCATCGAACGACGACTTCGTCCCGGGCTGGTATTACGGCCGCCAAGTCCGATTGCTGAAAGCCAATATTGACGTCGGCCAGGCCGATGAAGGTTCTGGGTTTGTCCGCTGCGAAAACGAGACCCCCGGGCTTAGCTCACACCTGTTGCAAGGAGTCGCGATCGACGGACGGCAGGTCACCACGATTCGCTTGTCCGGCTCGGTCCGCACCGACGCTGTGGTGGCGGGCGATGCGCCCGACGCGATGGCGATGATTGCGATCAGTCTGTACGACGATCAGCGTCGGGACTTGGGCACTTCCTGGATCGGGCCGTTCAAAGGTACGCGGCCGTGGCGAAAAACCAGCAAGCTGATTCGCATTCCCCTGCAGACTCGCGAGGCCATTTTGCGGATCGGACTGTTCGGAGCCACCGGAACGGCTGACTTCGATTCGATCTCAATCCAAAAGGTTCACTGA
- the ilvD gene encoding dihydroxy-acid dehydratase: MSTALNKYSSRITQPKSQGASQAMLYATGMSSEDMNKAQVGIASMWYEGNSCNMHLLDLAGDVKEGVEKSGLVGMRFNTIGVSDGISMGTEGMSYSLQSRDLIADSIETIMAAQWYDALIALPGCDKNMPGCLIAMGRLNRPAIMVYGGTIRPGSYKDEKLDIVSAFQCYGQFIAGQISEDERQEIVRRSCPGAGACGGMYTANTMATAIEALGMSLPYSASIPAEDPDKKDECHRAGEAILELLKADIKPRDIMTRTAFENAMVTVMALGGSTNAVLHLIAMARSVDVPLTIDDFQSVSDRVPYLADLKPSGRFVQEDLHSIGGTPAVMKYLLKEGLMDGSCLTVTGKTLAENLDSVPGLKEGQTIVHTVDAPIKKSGHLRILKGSLAPEGAVAKITGKEGLRFSGPARCFDSEELMLAALEQKQIQKGDVVVIRYEGPKGGPGMPEMLTPTSAIMGAGLGSDVAMITDGRFSGGSHGFIVGHVTPEAQTGGPIGLLQDGDVVTIDAETNSLDVDVSEKELDVRRATWQAPPLKATRGTLHKYIKNVKTASEGCVTDE, encoded by the coding sequence ATGTCCACAGCACTGAACAAATACAGTTCACGAATCACCCAACCGAAAAGCCAAGGCGCGTCACAGGCCATGCTGTACGCCACCGGCATGTCGTCCGAAGACATGAACAAGGCACAGGTTGGTATCGCCAGCATGTGGTACGAAGGCAACAGCTGTAATATGCACCTGCTGGACTTGGCGGGCGATGTCAAAGAAGGCGTTGAAAAATCCGGCTTGGTCGGCATGCGGTTCAACACGATCGGCGTCTCCGACGGGATCAGCATGGGCACCGAAGGGATGTCCTACAGTTTGCAAAGCCGTGATCTGATCGCCGATTCGATCGAAACCATCATGGCCGCACAGTGGTACGATGCGCTGATCGCGCTGCCCGGTTGTGACAAAAACATGCCCGGGTGCCTGATCGCCATGGGCCGATTGAATCGCCCCGCAATCATGGTTTATGGCGGCACCATTCGTCCGGGATCTTACAAAGACGAAAAATTAGATATCGTCAGCGCGTTCCAGTGCTACGGGCAATTCATCGCCGGACAGATCAGCGAAGATGAGCGGCAAGAAATCGTGCGACGCTCCTGTCCCGGTGCGGGCGCTTGTGGGGGCATGTACACGGCCAACACCATGGCGACGGCAATCGAAGCTTTGGGGATGTCGCTGCCCTATTCGGCCAGCATTCCCGCCGAAGACCCGGACAAAAAAGACGAATGTCATCGTGCCGGCGAAGCGATCCTGGAACTGTTGAAAGCCGATATCAAACCACGCGATATCATGACACGCACGGCGTTTGAAAACGCGATGGTCACCGTCATGGCCTTGGGCGGTTCGACCAACGCCGTTCTGCACTTGATCGCGATGGCCCGCAGCGTTGACGTGCCGCTAACCATCGACGATTTCCAAAGCGTCAGCGATCGTGTTCCCTACCTGGCCGACCTGAAGCCCAGCGGGCGGTTCGTCCAAGAAGACCTACACAGCATCGGCGGCACCCCAGCGGTCATGAAGTACTTGCTGAAAGAAGGGCTGATGGATGGATCGTGCTTGACCGTAACCGGCAAGACGTTGGCAGAAAACTTGGACTCAGTGCCCGGCTTGAAAGAAGGTCAAACGATCGTGCACACGGTTGACGCACCGATCAAGAAATCGGGGCACCTTCGAATCCTGAAAGGCTCGCTGGCTCCCGAAGGCGCTGTCGCGAAAATCACCGGCAAAGAAGGACTGCGGTTTAGCGGCCCGGCGCGGTGCTTCGACAGCGAAGAACTGATGCTGGCCGCTCTGGAACAAAAGCAAATCCAGAAAGGTGACGTGGTCGTCATCCGCTACGAAGGCCCCAAGGGCGGCCCCGGCATGCCGGAAATGTTGACCCCGACCAGTGCCATCATGGGCGCGGGCCTGGGCAGCGACGTCGCCATGATCACCGACGGCCGCTTTAGCGGCGGCAGCCACGGATTCATCGTCGGACACGTCACTCCGGAGGCCCAAACCGGTGGCCCGATCGGGCTGCTGCAGGACGGTGACGTTGTCACGATCGATGCCGAAACGAATTCGCTGGACGTCGATGTCAGTGAAAAAGAATTGGACGTACGGCGTGCAACGTGGCAAGCACCGCCGCTGAAAGCGACTCGTGGCACCCTGCACAAGTACATCAAAAACGTGAAGACCGCCAGCGAAGGCTGTGTGACCGACGAATAG
- a CDS encoding HAD family hydrolase: MNSSDIRIVYFDLGNILCAFDRSLASSNLAGLLSVDLAAADDVLHGADLQERFEHGEITGAQYAEEVCRRCGRPDWLSQAKGGDQAGVAAVLDAVSDMFTAVDGMDQVVVQTRDRVGRVGMLSNTCEAHWDWINRQAYSFLDSGFDPIVLSCRVASMKPDAAIYQAAESMADCGPSSIFFVDDKPENVEAARQRGWVAEVAMGLDQVRDALTRHQLIG; encoded by the coding sequence GTGAATTCAAGTGATATTCGAATCGTCTATTTCGATTTGGGGAACATCCTGTGTGCTTTTGATCGCTCATTGGCTTCGTCCAACCTGGCTGGATTATTGTCGGTCGATCTGGCAGCAGCTGATGACGTGTTGCACGGGGCGGATCTGCAGGAACGATTTGAGCATGGAGAGATCACCGGGGCACAATACGCCGAAGAGGTTTGTCGGCGCTGCGGTCGTCCGGACTGGCTGAGTCAGGCCAAGGGCGGTGATCAAGCTGGCGTTGCTGCGGTATTGGACGCGGTCAGCGATATGTTTACCGCGGTTGACGGGATGGACCAGGTGGTCGTTCAAACGCGGGATCGGGTCGGTCGCGTCGGCATGTTGTCGAACACTTGTGAAGCCCACTGGGATTGGATCAATCGCCAAGCGTATTCGTTTCTGGATTCCGGTTTTGATCCGATCGTTCTTAGCTGTCGTGTGGCCAGCATGAAGCCCGACGCGGCGATCTATCAGGCGGCCGAATCGATGGCCGATTGCGGGCCGTCGTCAATCTTCTTCGTCGACGACAAACCGGAAAACGTCGAAGCGGCGCGACAACGCGGCTGGGTTGCCGAGGTCGCGATGGGGCTGGACCAGGTTCGCGACGCTCTGACGCGACACCAGCTGATCGGATAA
- a CDS encoding Ppx/GppA phosphatase family protein, which yields MADSPTTKKQATRKKGVKKRNAKSPATKKSGRVRRSEVVAVIDIGAISIRMAVAEIHAGGAVRQLDSLIQPVELGRDSFNQRFLTRGTIEKSVEILRRYRRTLLEYGIESTDRVRVVATSAVREASNRLAFIDRVYVATGLDVEVMDEAEVNRITFMGVMPHLHSAAFEDPRKVVVVEMGGGSTELLVIRGGNVLHSESFRLGALRLQETLRGSRATASARRGLLESHIKRTLMRMADQVRVDGPIHLVALGGDMRFAGHCLLPDWDGVSLTRLDTADLRAFADKVLRMDEDQIVKQYGASFLDAQTLGPALLTYSLLTERFSLDEVYLCEANLRDGLLRDMASGGDWTSEFRDQTIRSARALGRRFDYDESYANSVAELSRRLFTELADEHKLSQRFEVLLYVASLLHEIGLFINVQSNHKHAFYIIRNSELFGLSKSEKNLVGLIARYYRRAFPQPSHEVYRNLNRDDRVAVAKAAALLRLAIALNDTRSGRIREIRCLREEKRLVIVVPDVEDVSLERLAMQKASGLFQEIFGVPVLLRTTSTR from the coding sequence ATGGCAGATTCGCCCACCACCAAGAAACAAGCCACCCGCAAAAAGGGCGTCAAAAAGCGGAACGCCAAAAGTCCCGCGACGAAGAAAAGTGGTCGCGTCCGGCGTAGCGAGGTGGTGGCCGTGATCGATATCGGCGCGATCAGCATTCGAATGGCCGTCGCCGAGATTCACGCCGGTGGCGCTGTCCGGCAATTGGATTCATTGATCCAGCCGGTTGAACTGGGCCGCGATAGTTTCAACCAGCGTTTTCTGACACGTGGGACGATCGAAAAGTCGGTCGAGATCTTGCGACGCTATCGTCGAACTCTGTTGGAATATGGCATCGAAAGCACCGATCGCGTTCGTGTGGTGGCGACCAGTGCGGTTCGTGAAGCCAGTAATCGTCTGGCATTCATTGATCGCGTCTATGTGGCCACCGGGTTGGATGTCGAAGTCATGGACGAAGCGGAGGTCAACCGCATCACGTTCATGGGCGTGATGCCACACCTTCATTCCGCCGCATTCGAAGATCCACGCAAAGTCGTCGTGGTGGAAATGGGGGGCGGCAGCACCGAATTGCTCGTGATTCGTGGCGGTAACGTCCTGCACAGCGAATCGTTTCGACTGGGGGCGTTGCGTTTACAAGAAACCCTGCGGGGATCTCGGGCAACGGCTTCGGCGCGACGCGGCTTATTGGAAAGTCATATCAAACGCACGTTGATGCGCATGGCCGACCAGGTTCGCGTGGACGGGCCCATTCACTTGGTCGCATTGGGTGGCGATATGCGTTTCGCCGGTCACTGTTTGTTGCCTGACTGGGACGGCGTGTCATTGACCCGACTGGACACGGCGGATCTGCGCGCATTCGCCGACAAAGTCTTGCGGATGGACGAAGATCAAATCGTCAAGCAATACGGGGCCAGTTTCCTGGACGCGCAAACGTTGGGGCCGGCTTTGCTGACGTATTCGTTGCTGACCGAGCGATTTTCGCTGGACGAAGTCTATTTGTGCGAAGCCAATTTGCGCGATGGGTTGCTTCGTGATATGGCCAGCGGCGGTGACTGGACCAGCGAATTCAGGGACCAGACCATTCGATCGGCTCGGGCGCTTGGGCGTCGTTTCGATTATGACGAGTCCTATGCCAACAGCGTGGCCGAACTGTCACGGCGTCTGTTCACCGAATTGGCCGACGAACACAAACTTAGCCAGCGTTTCGAAGTCTTGTTGTACGTGGCTTCATTGCTGCACGAGATTGGATTGTTCATCAACGTTCAAAGCAATCACAAGCACGCCTTTTACATCATTCGAAACAGCGAATTGTTCGGGCTGTCCAAAAGCGAAAAGAACTTGGTCGGTTTGATCGCCCGATACTATCGCCGCGCGTTTCCCCAGCCGTCGCATGAGGTCTATCGCAATTTGAATCGGGACGACCGTGTGGCGGTAGCCAAGGCGGCGGCGTTGTTACGATTGGCCATTGCCCTGAATGACACTCGAAGCGGACGGATTCGAGAAATTCGCTGCTTGCGGGAAGAAAAACGGCTGGTGATCGTCGTTCCTGATGTGGAAGACGTATCACTGGAACGTTTGGCGATGCAGAAAGCATCAGGGCTGTTTCAAGAAATTTTTGGCGTGCCCGTGTTGTTACGGACCACGTCGACACGTTGA
- a CDS encoding c-type cytochrome domain-containing protein, whose translation MSFLRISSQPGTSCVLAWMVFFCLAYDATAQTATEGLATAKDQLAKAAVAYRNREYVAAGQALVTASSTLHATLAETEPAQREAVLEQASDLLSRMRNAHVMLQLEGVRLPPIRIDDGTAWWQEEPGVAPEVAMLPGAELDPDASLASSLPEKEMEATATSDDAPAMASSNGDSATGDAEGESGMVSFVRDVAPVLIEHCGGCHVGGGQVRGGLNMNTFAGLMRGGDEGDTVIAGSGDESGLVLRMRGEGGDLMPPGGRPRVPEESIQLISRWIDQGAKDDAVRPGQDLKTASMQAWASSATTDQRNERRRQHADESLRMVAPDGVATVESDHFLVIGPMTERRLQEIGKVADGQMKVVRSVIPAASGTDKGEYFRGRATLFVFPRPYEYAEFSKMVEQRSIPAQWVSHFRSDAILAYASLVVTPDLDDEGLRDRLAGPLFSMAMATRAADVPEWLAGGVGESIANDRVRKLDRDSRSRLLAAQREAAIAAKNAGDLLQQRLPAQQVDALSIAVAGAMMAPPRRRGFQTMIRQMNAGQPFESSFQGAYGVTVESFVDAFLKWAKGPTPTPSPQR comes from the coding sequence ATGTCGTTTTTACGGATCTCATCACAGCCAGGGACCAGTTGCGTTTTGGCATGGATGGTCTTTTTTTGCCTCGCCTATGACGCCACCGCCCAGACTGCAACCGAAGGACTAGCGACGGCCAAAGACCAGTTGGCGAAAGCCGCGGTGGCCTATCGGAACCGTGAATACGTCGCTGCCGGTCAAGCTTTGGTGACCGCTTCGTCCACCCTGCACGCGACACTGGCCGAAACGGAACCCGCCCAGCGTGAAGCGGTGTTGGAACAGGCCTCGGATTTGTTGTCTCGCATGCGAAATGCACACGTCATGCTGCAATTGGAAGGCGTCCGGTTGCCACCGATTCGCATCGATGATGGTACAGCATGGTGGCAGGAAGAACCGGGGGTTGCACCGGAGGTCGCTATGTTGCCGGGGGCTGAATTGGACCCCGACGCTTCGCTGGCCTCATCTTTGCCCGAAAAGGAAATGGAAGCGACGGCGACGTCCGACGACGCACCAGCCATGGCTAGCAGCAACGGCGATTCCGCGACGGGCGACGCCGAAGGTGAATCCGGCATGGTGTCCTTTGTTCGTGATGTGGCGCCCGTTTTGATTGAACATTGCGGCGGTTGTCATGTCGGTGGCGGGCAGGTGCGCGGCGGGTTGAACATGAACACCTTTGCCGGATTGATGCGTGGGGGCGATGAAGGCGACACGGTGATCGCCGGCAGCGGCGACGAAAGTGGTTTGGTGTTGCGGATGCGTGGCGAAGGCGGTGACTTGATGCCGCCCGGTGGACGGCCACGCGTTCCCGAAGAGTCGATTCAGTTGATCAGCCGCTGGATCGACCAAGGTGCCAAGGACGACGCGGTTCGTCCCGGCCAAGATTTGAAGACGGCATCGATGCAGGCATGGGCGTCATCGGCAACCACCGACCAGCGAAACGAGCGAAGGCGGCAACACGCCGATGAGTCCTTACGGATGGTTGCGCCCGATGGCGTGGCAACGGTGGAGTCGGACCACTTTTTGGTCATCGGTCCGATGACCGAAAGGCGGCTACAGGAAATTGGGAAGGTGGCCGACGGACAGATGAAAGTCGTGCGTTCGGTGATCCCGGCGGCATCCGGGACGGATAAAGGCGAGTACTTTCGGGGCCGCGCGACTCTGTTCGTATTTCCGCGACCCTACGAGTACGCGGAGTTCTCCAAGATGGTTGAACAACGCAGCATTCCCGCCCAGTGGGTTTCCCACTTTCGATCCGACGCCATCCTGGCGTATGCGTCGTTGGTGGTGACGCCGGATTTGGATGATGAAGGGCTGCGAGACCGCTTGGCCGGGCCGCTGTTTTCCATGGCGATGGCGACGCGGGCCGCCGACGTGCCGGAGTGGCTGGCCGGTGGTGTGGGCGAATCGATCGCCAATGACCGTGTTCGAAAACTGGACCGTGACAGCCGCAGTCGTTTGTTGGCGGCCCAACGCGAAGCGGCGATCGCCGCCAAGAATGCGGGCGACCTATTGCAACAACGTCTGCCGGCCCAGCAAGTTGATGCGTTATCGATCGCGGTGGCCGGTGCGATGATGGCACCGCCGCGACGCCGTGGATTTCAAACCATGATTCGGCAGATGAACGCGGGCCAGCCGTTCGAATCCAGCTTTCAAGGCGCCTATGGCGTCACCGTGGAATCCTTTGTGGACGCCTTTTTAAAATGGGCCAAGGGGCCGACACCGACCCCTTCGCCGCAACGGTAG